The following is a genomic window from Streptomyces lincolnensis.
TCGTGGTCGTCCCAGGTGACCACGAAGGGGTGCGCGGCGTGGGCGGCCCTGAGGTCGGGGTCGGACTTGAACAGGGCGTACCGCAGGCGGTAGTCCTCCAGCGTGACCGTCTCGCGGTTGAAGACGGCCGGCAGGGTGCGGTCGGTGTAGTTGCGTTGTCCGCCGACCGCGTTGACCGCGTACTCGTAGAGGTAGTCGCCGAGGTGGAAGACGATGTCGACGTCGTCCTGGGCGAGATGGGCGTACGGCGTGTAGTAGCCGTCGTGGTACGCCTGGCAGGAGACGGCGGCCAGGGTGAGGGCCGGGGTGCGGGCGCCGGTGGCCGGGGCGGTGCGGGTGCGGCCGGTCTCGCTGACCCAACTCCCCACGCGGAAGCGGTAGTGGAAGACTCGGCCGGGGTCGAGGTGGTTCACCTCGACGTGGACGGCGTGGTGGAACTCGGGGTGCGCGATGGCCGTACCGCGTCTGACGACGCGGCGGAACCGCTCGTCGTGGGCCATCTCCCAGTGGACCAGGACGCGTTCGGCCGGGAGGCCGCTGTCGGGCTGGTAGGGGGCGGGGGCCAGGCGGGTCCACAGGAGCACCGAGGTCGGCAGCGGGTCGCCGGAGGCCACACCGAGCGTGAAGGGGTTCTCGGTGATCCGCGCGGCGTCGAGCTCGGCGGCGCCCGCGATGCCGGCGGCGGGCAGGTTCACGGAGAAGGCGAGCGCGGCGGCGGCCGCGGTGCCGGTCAGAAAGCGGCGGCGGTTCACATGGCGTGCGGCGGCGCGGAGTTCGGGGGCGTGCTGTGACGGGCGGGTGTCGTGCGTCATCCGGTCCTCCCCTGACTGATGGCTGCGACAGCCCATTGGAGTGGCCGGGGACGACTCCCGATAGTCGTGAACACGACAGTCTGGTGGCGGACGGATGAGTTCCGCATGGCGGGCCCTCCCGTACCCTGCGGGCCCATGAATGCCATGCAAACGGACACACAGGCCCGTACGCAGACGAAGATCGCCGTGGTGACCGGCGCGGGTTCCGGCATCGGCCGCGCGGTGGCCCTGGAACTGCTGCGCACCGGCTGGTCGGTGACGCTGGCGGGCCGCCGGGCGGAGGCCCTGGAGGACACCGCTGCCCTCGAACCCGGGGGCTCCGCCCTGATCGTCCGCACGGACGTCACCCGGCCCGAGGACGTGGCCGCCCTGTTCACCGCGACCGTGGAGCGCTTCGGGCGCCTGGACCTGCTGTTCAACAACGCGGGGACGTTCGGTCCCGGCGGGGTGCCGGTGGAGGAGCTGTCCTACGACGCCTGGCGGCACGTGGTGGACACCAACCTCAACGGAGCGTTCCTGTGCGCGCAGGCGGCGTACCGGCTGATGAAGGAGCAGGATCCGCAGGGCGGCCGGATCATCAACAACGGGTCCGTCTCGGCGCACACGCCCCGGCCGCTGTCCGTCGCCTACACGACGACCAAGCACGCGCTGACCGGACTCACCAAGTCGCTGTCGCTGGACGGGCGTCCGTACCGCATCGCCGTCGGGCAGATCGACATCGGCAACGCGGCCACCGACATGACCGAGCGGATGCGGACCGGAGCGCTCCAGGCCACTGGCGAGATCGCGGCCGAGCCCGTGATGGACGTCGCCGACGTGGCGCGCACGGTCCGGCACATGGCGGAGCTGCCGCTGGAGGCGAACGTGCAGTTCGCGACGGTCCTGGCGACGGCGATGCCGTACGTGGGGCGCGGCTGAACCGGATCCCACCGGTCGCGGGAGATCGTATACGGCTCAACCTGCACAACCGGAATATGATCCTCCGCCACAAACGGGCCGATGGCAGGCTTATGCTCTACATCTCCTCCATGAGAGCTTCACACTTGGAGGACATCGCCTCCGCGACCATGCCCGAGGGGGGAGGCGCCGTTCCACCGCATCGGGTGGGGGTGGACCTCGCGTGGGACCGCGGGGTACGCACCGGTGCGGTGGGACGGCTGCCATGGGAGTGGGGGTTACACCCCTGGGTCGGGGTGCTCACCCCTGGTCGAGAACGTTCCATGGGCTTCTACGATGTGCTGCGACACGTAGAGGAGTTCCATGGGCGTGGACGTGAGGGCATGGGCCCCCGCAGAACAGCGGTGGGCGGCGCGGGCGTCGCTCGCGTCCGCCGGACTGGCGGTACTGCTGCCGGTCGGCATCGGGGGCGTGACCGGGCTCCTGCTGGTCGTCACCGGGCTGGTCGGGGCGGGTGTCATGGCCGCCGCGGTGTGGTGGGCGCTGTCCAACCGCGGCCCGGCACGGGTGGCGGCGACCGTGGTCGCCGTGGCCGTTCCCGTCGCCCTCATCGTCCTGTTCGCGGCCACCCTGTGGTGGGTGCTGCTGCTGTCGGGGACGCTGTGGGCGCTCGCCGTGGGGACCGGACGGCACGCGCTGCGCAGCACCGGACTGCGTTCCCCACGGCAGAAGGAGTACCGAACGCCCGCCCCGCGGCGCCCCTTCCTCCTGATGAACCCGCGCTCGGGCGGCGGGAAGGTCGAACGCTTCCGGCTGAAGGAGAAGGCCGAACGGCTCGGCGCGGAGGTGCTCCTGCTCGACACCGAGGAGCAGCAGGACGTCTGCGCCCTGGCCCGGGACGCGGTGGCCCGGGGCGCCGACCTGCTGGGCGTGGCCGGGGGCGACGGCACCCAGGCGCTGGTCGCGGCGGTCGCCGCCGAGCACGGCATCCCGTTCATGGTCGTCACCGCCGGCACCCGCAACCACTTCGCCATGGACCTCGGCCTCGACCGCGCCGACCCGGCCGCCTCCCTGGACGCGCTGAGCGACGGGGTGGAGCTGCGGGTGGACCTGGGCTTCGCGGGCGGCCTGCCCTTCGTCAACAACGCCTCGTTCGGCACCTACGCGGCCGTCATCCAGAGCCCCGCCTACCGCGACGACAAGGTGGGCACGGCACTGGACCTCCTGCCCGACCTGCTCACCCGGCGGGAGGGTGCCCGGCTCACGGCGTACGTCCGGGACACCGTCCTGGCCGACCCGCACGCCGTGCTGGTCAGCAACAACCCCTACCGCACGGACGACCCGCTCGGCCTCGGCCGCCGTCACCGGCTGGACGCCGGGGTGCTCGGCGTCCTCGGTCTCCGGGTGGACAGCGCGACGGAGGCCGCCGTCCTGCTCCTGGACCCGGAGCCGAAGGGGCTCACGATCACCACCGCCCGCGAGGTGGTCGTGGCGGCGGACCGCCCGGAGATAGAGGTCGGGCTCGACGGCGAGGCCCTGACCCTGCCCACCCCGGTCCACCTCCACATCACCCCCGGCGCCCTGCGCGTCCGCGTCCCCCGCGACCGCCCCGGCGTTCCGGAGCCCGCGCCGCGTCTGAACTGGCGGCGGCTGCGCAAGCTGGCGGCATCGGTGGGGCGCACGGCTGTACCGCGGCGGCCCGGACGCCGTAAGACCCTCCTGTGATACGGGAGTTGTGATACGGGAGTTCAGGCCTGGCCGGTCTCGAAGCGGGAGATCCTGCCGTCGTCCCCGACCGTGAAGTTCCACCGGGTGCGCATCTCGCCCCAGGTGTCGTTGCTGTAGCGGGCGAGGAGGGCGCGGCCGCCCTGGGACTCGTTGTCGACCTCCATGTGGCCGTGGGAGGAGAAGATCTCCCGGTCGGTCCAGTCGTCGAGGTCGCGGTCGCTGCCGTCGTCCGCCATGGTCGCGCCGGGGGCGAGAAGCGCCTGGAAGGCCTCCCGGTCATGGGCGTTGACGGCCGCGACGAAGGCACGGACGGCCGGGTCGCTGAGTTTGGCGGTCTGAATCGTCATGGCAGCCAGACTCACACCGCCCGCCGGGGCCCGCCACCCGAACGGCGGCGCGGGTCTCCCGGCCGGGTGTGGGGAGTGCGACGGTGGAGACCCGTGAGCTTTCCGTCCTTTCCGGGAGTCATCGTGACCTCATACGACCGACGTGATCTGGGCCTGCTGCTGCTCCGGCTGGGCACCGGCGGAGTCCTGGCCGCGCACGGCGCGCAGAAGCTGTTCGGCTGGTTCGGCGGGCATGGGCTGGAGGGCACCGGCCAGTGGTTCGAGTCCGTCGGGTACGCGCCCGGCAAGGAGAGCGCCCTGGCGGCGGGGATGTCCGAGGCCGGGGGCGGCACGCTGCTGGCCCTGGGCCTGGCGACCCCCGCGGCCGGTGCGGCGGCGGCCGGCGCGATGGCGGGCGCCGCCGCGGTGCACGCCCCGAACGGCTTCTTCAACCAGGGCGGCGGCTACGAGTACGCGGCGGCCCTCGGCCTGACCGCGGCCGGTCTCGCCGTCACCGGCCCCGGCCGGCTCTCCCTCGACCACGCCCTCGGCCACGCGGTCGACCGCAACTGGATGGTCCCGGCGGCCTTCGCCGCCACGGGCCTGGTCACCGCACTCGTCGTGGGCGCCCGCGCCCAGCGGCTGCGCAAGCGGGAGAACGGCGAGCAGGAAGCCCTGTTCGAGGAGACGTTCGACGAGTAGAGGCACGAGTGGGGGCACTGTGTCGTGCGGGCACGGCGGCATGGCAGGCTGCCCGCATGACTGAGCCGGCCACCTCCCCTGTCACGCCCGCGGACCTGTGGGGCTCCATCGACGAGTTGTGGGCCTGGCTGGAGGCCAACCGGCCGGCCGGCGACGACGCCCAGAGCCTGCTGGTGCGCATGCTGAAGCTGTCGGAGGAGGTCGGCGAGGTCGCCCAGGCGGTGATCGGGGTGACCGGTCGGAACCCGCGCAAGGGCGTCACCCATACCTGGGAGGACGTCGAGGGCGAGCTGTGCGACGTGGTGATCACGGCCCTGGTGGCCCTGCGCACGCTCACCCCGGACACCCGTGAGGTCTTCACGCGGCATCTGGCCCGGGTGACGGAACGGTCCCGGCCCGGCGGCTGAACCCCGCCGGCTCCGGGTCCGGCCGGGGCCGGGTCCTGGCCGGGCTGGCCAGGCCGAGCCGGGTGAGGAACTGCTGGAGGGTGAAGGCCGCCATACCGAGGGCCACCGCGTTGCCCGGGACCCGCGAGGGCTCGACGACGAGGCCGGCCAGGGAGCCGGGCAGGACGTGGTGGGGCAGTTCGTCGCGCACCGCGGGCACGAGCCGGTCGGCGAGGGCCTCGGAGGCCCAGCCGGTGAGGGTGATGTGCGGGACGTCGAGCAGGTTGACCAGGTCCCCGAGGCCCGCGGCGAGATAGCGCGCGGTGCGCAGGACCAGCACGGACAGCGCCGGATCGCCCGCGGCGAGACCCTGGGCGACCCTCTCGACGAAGTCCCGCTGCCGCTGCTGCCGCAGCAGGGGGTGGCCCGGGTCGATCTCGGCGAGGGTGGTCCGCAGGCCGGGGGCCCCGACGTACGCCTCGACGCAGCCGCGCCGGCCGCACCGGCACGCCCGGCCGTCCAGCTCCAGGAGTGTGTGGCCCCACTCGCCGGCGTTGTTGGTGATACCGCGGATCAGCGAGCCGTCGAGGGCGATCCCGGCGCCGACACCGGTGCCGAGGTTGACGACGGCCATGCTGTCCACCGCGTTGCCGACGCCGAACCACATCTCGGACAGGATGACGGCCTTGAGCGGATTGTCGACGTACACGGGGATGGCGAGGTCTTCCAGCAGCTCCTCGATGCGGACGTCGTGCCAGTCCCAGTTCGGCGCGAAGACCGAGACACCCGCGTCGGGATGGACGTGCCCCGGCATGCTCACCCCGACGCCGATGACGCGTGCCCGCTCGGTCGCGTCGGCGCCGACGGCCCCGTCGATCGCGCGGACGATGCCGTCGACGACGTAGGCCGGGTCGTTCTCCTCCTCGTCGAGCGCGACCTCGGCATGGCCGAGGACGCCGAGCGCGAGGTCGTGGACGACGGCGTCGACGTAGGTCTCGGCCACGTCCACGCCGACGATACGGCCGCGGTCCGGGGCGATGGTCAGCCGCTCCTGCGGCCGTCCACCGGTGTTGCGCTCCACGGCGGCGATGTGCAGGACGCCCCCGGACAGGAACTCGGTGACGAGGGTCGCCACGGTCGCCTGGCTGAGCCCGGTGTGCCGGGCGAGCTCCTGGCGGGTGGACGGCCCGAGTTCGAACAAAGCGTGCAGAACCTCGAACCGGTTCTCGCTACGAAGATCACGGGCCGTGTGCCGCGCCACCATGCTCCTTCAGCTGTCAGGGGACTCCAGCCACAGCGTACGGAGTTCGGCGTCCCCCGGTCCGGCCGCTCCGCGCACCAGCAGGGTCAGCCCCGGCCACCCCGACGGGATCCAGAGTACGTTCGAATCCCCGCCGGAGAAGGCCGGTCGGTCGCCGACCCAGACCCGGCCCACGCACTCCCCGTCGGCCCAGCCGGTCACCCGGATCCGTGATCCGTCCAGCCGTACCAGCAGGCCGTCGTGGGACGGCGGCAGGTCGATGTCGAGCCATGCCTCCTCCCCCGGTTCCAGGACCAGCGGCAGCCGGATCTCCGGTCCGGGAGCGGCCTCGGTGGCGAACGCGGTGAGCGACTCGTCGTCCTGCGTGGAGCAGGTCCAGCCGGTCACCGGGTCCAGGCCGAGCAATTCGGCGCCGAGGCCGGCACCGCTGGGGTGGTGCGGCACGGTGACCGAGATCCGGTGGGTCCCGGCGGGCAGCAGGACCCAGGGGTCCTCGGTGTGGACGGTGAACGGCTCGCCGTCGTCCACACTCACCCGCACCGGCTCGGCGACCCCCTTCAGGTGCAGTGCGGACGCGGTGTCCGACCGGATCCCGCGGGTGTAGGTGACGGGCACTCCGACGCGGGTGCTGCTCCAGCCGCCGAGCACGCGCACGGGTGCGGGCCGGCCCGTCCAGTGGCCGTGCACCGACCACAGGGCCGACACGTCCGCCGTCTCCCGGACCGTCCACAGCGTGCCGAGTCCGCGCAGCGCGCCGAGGCGGAGGGCGGGCAGGCGCGCGTCGTCGAAGTTCGCGTGCCCCCAGATCTCCACGACGGCCTCGATGGCGGCCGGTCCGGTCGTCGCACGGACGTCGATCCGCTCGGCCGCCCCGAACCCGGCGATCGTCGGCCGCACCGCGCCGCCGATCGACAGGTCGACGATGTCCGCCGCCCCGACGAGCAGCAGTTCGTCGACACCGGTCAGGTCCGCCGTCGCCCGGTAGGTGCCGCGCCCCCGGTACACACCGAGCGACTCCAGCGTCGGCGGCAGCTCATGACCGCCCGCCGCCTTCTCGGCAGGGGTCTGCGATCGCCGCCGCGCCTCCCGTACGTCGACCGACGTCCCGGTGGCCCGCGCGGTCGCAGGATCGCCAACATGCGCCGTGCCGTCGCGGTCCACCCCGCGCAGGCGTACGGCGTCCCGCGGGGCCAGCGCGACGAGGATCAGCCCCTCGATCGTCGCCCGCTCCGGCGCTCCGGCCACCGGTGCCGGGATCTCCACCCCGGTTCCGTCCACGACGACGGTGACCGGCACCTCGGAGGAGAACGTCAGCACGCCCTCCGCCGCCGCCACCAGATCCGCGGACGCCAGGGTGAGTGTCCCGTCGTACCCCCAGGGCCGCAGGGGCACGTCCACCAGCATCAGCGGGCACGAGTCGGGGGCGACGGCGACGGGCACGCCGTTCACGACCGCCGTGCCGGCCTCCTTGCCGAGGTGCGGTACGGCGACGAGCTGACCGCCCTCGTCGAGGTCGAGGGCCGACGGTGACGAACTGGTCGGGAAGTCGGCGGTGATCCCCACGCGCGGCAGGGCCGAGGTGGCGAGCGCGAGGCGCGGCCCCAGGGCGTCGATGACCCGGGCGAGCAGTTGGCCCTCGGCGTACTCGGGGCGTTCGGCGCCGGTGGAGGAGACGTAGCCGCCGAAGTCGTAGCCGTGGCTCATGAAGTTGCCGGGCTCGCCCCAGTTCCCGGTGGACGGGGTGTACCCGAAGTTCCAGCCGGACGACTGGAGATAGGGCGCGATCAGGGAGGCGCCGCTGGCCAGGAGCCGCCGCAGGGTGCGGTGGCGGCGGTTGGTCTCGGTGATCAGCAGGGGCAGGTCGCGTTCGGCCAACAGCCCGGCGTAGCGCCGTACTTCGGGTTCGATGTCCGGGGAGTCGTCGTCGGGGTAGAAGTTGCATGCCGGGACGACGCCGGGGACGTCGCCGGTGGCTCCTTCGATGTCGCCCTGTCCGGAGCAGGCGATCAGCGGCACGGTGATGCCGTGGCGCAGGGCCTGGTCGCGCAGGGCGGTCACATAGCCGGTGCGGTCCTCGCAGTCGAAGAAGTCCAGCTCGTTCTCCAACTGCACCATGATGACCGGGCCGTTCGCCGGGTACTGGCGCTCGGCGAGGAGCGGCAGGACCTGGTCGAACCAGGCGGCGACCTGCGCGAGGAAGCGCGGCTCGTGCTGGCGCACCCGCAGCTCGGGATCGAGTCCCAGCCAGGCCGGCAGCGCGCCGCCGTCCCACTCGGAGCAGATGTAGGGACCGGGCCGCGCGATGACGTACAGGCCCGCCTCCCGCGCGAGGTCCAGGAAGGCGGCGACATCGCGGCGGCCCTCGAAGGACCAGCGGCCGGGGGCCGTCTCGTGGAAGTTCCACGGCAGATAGACGTCCACGCAGGTGTAGCCGGAGGCCCGTACCTGTTCGAGCCGGGCGCGCCACTGTTCCCGCGGGAGGCGGAAGTAGAACAGGGACGCGCACAGCACGATCCGTGGACCGCCCTCGGTGCGGATGCCTCGGGCGTCGAGTTCGACGCCGTGGGTGAGGACTGTCGGCCGGCTCACTTGACCCCCGCGCTTCCGCCGCTGATGTCCATTTCGTACAGGTACTTCTGGCCGATGTAGTAGACCAGGATCATCGGCAGGGCGAGCAGGATCGAGCCGACCATCACCAGGTTCCAGGGCGGCGCCTGGCCCGCCTGCGAGGTGGCGGTGATGTACTGCACGCCCAGTGCGAGCGGCATCTTCGACTCGTCGTTGAGGTAGATCAGGGGGCCCATGAAGTCGCCCCAGGTGTGGGTGAGCGTGAAGATGCCGATGGCGATCAGGACGGGCCTGAGCATCGGGAACATGATCCGCCGGTAGATGCCGAAGAAGCCCAGGCCGTCCATCATGGCGGCCTCGTCGAGCTGGCTGGGCAGCCGGGAGACGAACTGCCGTACCAGGAAGACGTTGAAGGCGTTGGAGAAGAAGTTCGGCACGATCAGCGGCAGGAAGGTGTTCACCCAGCCCAGGTCCCGGAAAAGGATGAACTGGGGGATCATCGTGATCTGCGTCGGGATCATCATCGTCGCGATGACGATGAGGAACATCGTGTTCTTGCCCGGTGCCCGCAGCCGGGCGAAGGCATAGCCGACCAGGCCGCTGGAGAGGACCTGTCCGGCCACCGAGAACAGCGAGATGAGCACCGAGTTGAGCAGGAAGGTGCCCACCGGCAGTTCGGTGCCGAACACCCGGGAGAAGTTGTCCCAGTGGAACTCGCGCGGGATGACCGTGAACGAGCCGGAGTTCACGGTGGCGTCGCTGGACAGGGCGATCGAACCGACGAAGACCAGCGGGGCGGTCAGGACCGCCGCGACGATCAGCAGGGTGCCGTAGGTGAACGGGGTCGCGCGGAACGCCCGTGCGGCGGGGGCCTCTTGGCGTTTCTTGCTCTGTTGTTTCTCGTTGAGGGTGGTCGCCAGGGTCGCCATCACTTCACCTCGGTCTCGTAGAACACCCAGCGCCGGGTGGTGCGGAAGGCGATCACGGTGAAGACCAGGATCACCAGGAACAGCAGCCAGGAGATCGCCGAGGCGTAGCCCATGTGGTAGTAGCTGAACGCCTGGTCGAACAGGAACGGCACCATCGTCTGGGCCGCGTCGTAGCCCGCTGGGTTCTTGGCCTTCGAGACGAGGATGTAGACCTGCGAGAAGACCTGGAACGCGCCGATCAGGCCCATGATCAGGTTGAAGAAGATGATGGGCGTCAGATGCGGCAGCGTGATGCTCCAGAACTGCCGCATCGCACTCGCGCCGTCGACCTCGGCCGCCTCGTACAGCTCACGCGGGATGCCCTTCATGGCGGCGAGCAGCAGCACGGTCGCGGCGCCCGCGCCCCACGTCGACATCAGGATGAGGGCGGGCTTGACCCAGGGGCCGTCGTACAGCCAGTTGGGGCCGGAGACGCCGAACAGACCGAGGAAGTCGTTGATCGGGCCGTTCGGCGCGAGCACCATCCGGAAGATCATCGCCGTGGCGACCAGCGGGATCAGCGTCGGCAGGTAGATCAGGGTGCGGAACAGCTTGCGGGCCCTGACCTGCTTGTTGAGCAGGTTCGCCAGCCACAGGCCGAGGACCAGGCCGAGCGGGACCGAGATCGCCGCGTAGAAGAGGGTGTTCCACAGGGCCTTCCAGAACACCGGGTCGTCCGTGAGGAGCTTGACGTAGTTGTCGAAGCCGACCCACTGCGGCGGGGTGAAGGAGTCCCAGTCGGTCAGGGAGTAGTAGATCGACGCGATCATCGGCCCGAGCAGGAAGACCAGGAAGCCGATGATCCAGGGCGAGATGAACAGGTAGAAGGACAGGGCCTCACGGCGGCGCCGCTTGGAGAGCTTCTGCTTCCCGGGCTTGGGTGAGGCGGGCTTCTCCGCGGCCGCCGGGGCGGCCTTCGGGGCGGTCGAGGTTGCCATCGCCGGTCATGCCCCGGACTTGATGAGGGCCTCAAGGTCCTTCTGCACGGCGGTCAGCGCCTTCTTGGCGCTGCGCTCCTTGCCGAGCCAGAAGTCGGCCAGGCCGTTGGAGATCGTGTCGATCATCTCCTGCCACTCGGGGATGAACGGCGCCCGGAAGACGAACTCGCTCGACTCGGCGAACACGCCCATGTCGACGTCCGTCTTCATCCACGAGGGCTTGAGGAACGCCGGGCTCTTCTGCACCTCCAGGTTGGCCGGCACGTCCTGGCCGGAGGCGATGATCTGCGCCTGCGCCTCGTTGGAGGTGAGGAAGTCGATCGCCTTGAAGGCGTTGTCGCGCTGCTTGGAGGTGCGGGAGATCGCCAGTCCGCTGCCGAACGCCGACACGGCCTGCTT
Proteins encoded in this region:
- a CDS encoding SDR family oxidoreductase, with amino-acid sequence MNAMQTDTQARTQTKIAVVTGAGSGIGRAVALELLRTGWSVTLAGRRAEALEDTAALEPGGSALIVRTDVTRPEDVAALFTATVERFGRLDLLFNNAGTFGPGGVPVEELSYDAWRHVVDTNLNGAFLCAQAAYRLMKEQDPQGGRIINNGSVSAHTPRPLSVAYTTTKHALTGLTKSLSLDGRPYRIAVGQIDIGNAATDMTERMRTGALQATGEIAAEPVMDVADVARTVRHMAELPLEANVQFATVLATAMPYVGRG
- a CDS encoding diacylglycerol/lipid kinase family protein — translated: MGVDVRAWAPAEQRWAARASLASAGLAVLLPVGIGGVTGLLLVVTGLVGAGVMAAAVWWALSNRGPARVAATVVAVAVPVALIVLFAATLWWVLLLSGTLWALAVGTGRHALRSTGLRSPRQKEYRTPAPRRPFLLMNPRSGGGKVERFRLKEKAERLGAEVLLLDTEEQQDVCALARDAVARGADLLGVAGGDGTQALVAAVAAEHGIPFMVVTAGTRNHFAMDLGLDRADPAASLDALSDGVELRVDLGFAGGLPFVNNASFGTYAAVIQSPAYRDDKVGTALDLLPDLLTRREGARLTAYVRDTVLADPHAVLVSNNPYRTDDPLGLGRRHRLDAGVLGVLGLRVDSATEAAVLLLDPEPKGLTITTAREVVVAADRPEIEVGLDGEALTLPTPVHLHITPGALRVRVPRDRPGVPEPAPRLNWRRLRKLAASVGRTAVPRRPGRRKTLL
- a CDS encoding DoxX family membrane protein, producing MTSYDRRDLGLLLLRLGTGGVLAAHGAQKLFGWFGGHGLEGTGQWFESVGYAPGKESALAAGMSEAGGGTLLALGLATPAAGAAAAGAMAGAAAVHAPNGFFNQGGGYEYAAALGLTAAGLAVTGPGRLSLDHALGHAVDRNWMVPAAFAATGLVTALVVGARAQRLRKRENGEQEALFEETFDE
- a CDS encoding MazG-like family protein gives rise to the protein MTEPATSPVTPADLWGSIDELWAWLEANRPAGDDAQSLLVRMLKLSEEVGEVAQAVIGVTGRNPRKGVTHTWEDVEGELCDVVITALVALRTLTPDTREVFTRHLARVTERSRPGG
- a CDS encoding ROK family transcriptional regulator, yielding MVARHTARDLRSENRFEVLHALFELGPSTRQELARHTGLSQATVATLVTEFLSGGVLHIAAVERNTGGRPQERLTIAPDRGRIVGVDVAETYVDAVVHDLALGVLGHAEVALDEEENDPAYVVDGIVRAIDGAVGADATERARVIGVGVSMPGHVHPDAGVSVFAPNWDWHDVRIEELLEDLAIPVYVDNPLKAVILSEMWFGVGNAVDSMAVVNLGTGVGAGIALDGSLIRGITNNAGEWGHTLLELDGRACRCGRRGCVEAYVGAPGLRTTLAEIDPGHPLLRQQRQRDFVERVAQGLAAGDPALSVLVLRTARYLAAGLGDLVNLLDVPHITLTGWASEALADRLVPAVRDELPHHVLPGSLAGLVVEPSRVPGNAVALGMAAFTLQQFLTRLGLASPARTRPRPDPEPAGFSRRAGTVPSPGPDAA
- a CDS encoding beta-galactosidase encodes the protein MSRPTVLTHGVELDARGIRTEGGPRIVLCASLFYFRLPREQWRARLEQVRASGYTCVDVYLPWNFHETAPGRWSFEGRRDVAAFLDLAREAGLYVIARPGPYICSEWDGGALPAWLGLDPELRVRQHEPRFLAQVAAWFDQVLPLLAERQYPANGPVIMVQLENELDFFDCEDRTGYVTALRDQALRHGITVPLIACSGQGDIEGATGDVPGVVPACNFYPDDDSPDIEPEVRRYAGLLAERDLPLLITETNRRHRTLRRLLASGASLIAPYLQSSGWNFGYTPSTGNWGEPGNFMSHGYDFGGYVSSTGAERPEYAEGQLLARVIDALGPRLALATSALPRVGITADFPTSSSPSALDLDEGGQLVAVPHLGKEAGTAVVNGVPVAVAPDSCPLMLVDVPLRPWGYDGTLTLASADLVAAAEGVLTFSSEVPVTVVVDGTGVEIPAPVAGAPERATIEGLILVALAPRDAVRLRGVDRDGTAHVGDPATARATGTSVDVREARRRSQTPAEKAAGGHELPPTLESLGVYRGRGTYRATADLTGVDELLLVGAADIVDLSIGGAVRPTIAGFGAAERIDVRATTGPAAIEAVVEIWGHANFDDARLPALRLGALRGLGTLWTVRETADVSALWSVHGHWTGRPAPVRVLGGWSSTRVGVPVTYTRGIRSDTASALHLKGVAEPVRVSVDDGEPFTVHTEDPWVLLPAGTHRISVTVPHHPSGAGLGAELLGLDPVTGWTCSTQDDESLTAFATEAAPGPEIRLPLVLEPGEEAWLDIDLPPSHDGLLVRLDGSRIRVTGWADGECVGRVWVGDRPAFSGGDSNVLWIPSGWPGLTLLVRGAAGPGDAELRTLWLESPDS
- a CDS encoding carbohydrate ABC transporter permease, whose amino-acid sequence is MATLATTLNEKQQSKKRQEAPAARAFRATPFTYGTLLIVAAVLTAPLVFVGSIALSSDATVNSGSFTVIPREFHWDNFSRVFGTELPVGTFLLNSVLISLFSVAGQVLSSGLVGYAFARLRAPGKNTMFLIVIATMMIPTQITMIPQFILFRDLGWVNTFLPLIVPNFFSNAFNVFLVRQFVSRLPSQLDEAAMMDGLGFFGIYRRIMFPMLRPVLIAIGIFTLTHTWGDFMGPLIYLNDESKMPLALGVQYITATSQAGQAPPWNLVMVGSILLALPMILVYYIGQKYLYEMDISGGSAGVK
- a CDS encoding carbohydrate ABC transporter permease, with the protein product MATSTAPKAAPAAAEKPASPKPGKQKLSKRRRREALSFYLFISPWIIGFLVFLLGPMIASIYYSLTDWDSFTPPQWVGFDNYVKLLTDDPVFWKALWNTLFYAAISVPLGLVLGLWLANLLNKQVRARKLFRTLIYLPTLIPLVATAMIFRMVLAPNGPINDFLGLFGVSGPNWLYDGPWVKPALILMSTWGAGAATVLLLAAMKGIPRELYEAAEVDGASAMRQFWSITLPHLTPIIFFNLIMGLIGAFQVFSQVYILVSKAKNPAGYDAAQTMVPFLFDQAFSYYHMGYASAISWLLFLVILVFTVIAFRTTRRWVFYETEVK